The Capsicum annuum cultivar UCD-10X-F1 chromosome 3, UCD10Xv1.1, whole genome shotgun sequence genomic sequence TACGTATATCTACACAGGAAATTTTGTAAACAATGGTGTATACTGTATACTTACAGTTGGTCCTTTGCATTGTGTCTCCTGGTGACAAATTAATTCCAAATGTAAGAAATTAGCTAGAAAATTAACTTAAAGTCTTCTGGCGTTAAAATTTTCAccataaaatctttgaaaataattaagattttaattaagCTTACCTGGGATGTGTTATCATTCAAACAAGGATTAGACCACCATAGATGGCCTCGGCCATCAAAAACTCCATGGCCGTTAACAGTAAGATGGTCGATATTCGAGAAAGTGAGCCACGCATTGGTTGCACGTCCATCCCATGCCGATTTCGTGTTAGGTGCAATTATATTTCCTGATACCTGCGacaggaaaaataaaataacaaaattattgaTCACATTTATCTCTCACCACTGTTTTTATCTTAGTTATATGAATGTAAATTTTGCTTTCTCAAACTAatgaatgtgtgtgtgtgtattgtgcATAATAAGGAAACAAGTAAGACGGAATAAAGGGGTAGTTGAATGGCATAATCACCTGAATATGGATACGTGAGGGCTTGCAAGGACCATCAATTGATGAAGGTGTTAGTaagaatttctttctttttggtaTAACAAGTATTACACGACTGGATTCTGATTGGCACACAGCTTCCCATGCCTTGAGGAAAGCCTGCATACATGATCAAATGTTTacaaattttcatgtatatatgAGAAAAAAAAGTACCAGAAAATTCGAGAAATAAATTTATATGTACCGGGAGATCATCAGTTTTCCCATCTCCAACGGCGCCAAAATTGATGACATTGAAAGTTTTATCAGCTCCCCATACAGAAGAAACCATGCACAACAAAACCAAGAAAATGCAAAAGTAAACTGGCAAAGTAATCATCATGATCCCTATAGTACAATTGAACCATGCATAGTACGATGTGTAAATCTTATGCATATATAACTAGTAGTAATAGGCATAAACAACTTAAAAAGCCATGATTCCCTCCGCCACTTAAGATTGAAGTCACAATAATTAACTAGTAAAGTTTTTCATATCAAAATGACTACTctctgttttattttattttatgtgacacAATTTAAAGTGTGTATGAAAATTAAATTGATTGATTTTCTATGTGAATTTGAACAAAGAATGTTAAATGAAACATATTTAAAAGTTGCATATATaaggagtattataaattacaatagttaaaaaTTCATCTGACTtccaaaaaagtaatagtatGCAGAACAAAGCGAATAGATTCGGGCACCATTTACAAGTACAGTCGGACCTCTCTATAACGTCACTTCGTTATAATGATATTTCACTGTAGCGGCCTGATTTTctctaaaatcaattttttatcttatattttacTTCTCTGTAATGATATTCTACCTATAACGGCatactcaaatattatgtaataatattttaaaagaaatatattatgtacaaagtaaaatattaaaatatttatgataatcgTCCTTAATGTCATGCACATAGTAAATTTTAAGTgtgaatatctaatttaaaggaAAAATCGTATTTAAATGGTGTACATCAGTTATTTTATATCTCCACGAGGAAAATGCAactaatattttccttttttgtattCGTGTTCTTTCTAATTTTGTTTATAACAGCTAGATGAGATCTGAACGTCTAATGTCATTATACATATACAACACCACCTCTCTATATCAGCCATAAAATCCGTAGAAACGTTTGAGCATATCGTACGTTCTATTGGAGTAAATCCTCCAGCTTCATCTaattaaatccataaatttgaCTAACATcatatctttcttttttcttttatgtgaaGTGAATTAACCCTCATTGGATCTCTCACTTTGCTCACTTAACGAAGCAAAGAATAGAAAGAGTAGCTGACTTAACGCATAATTGTCTGATTTACGAAGTGCGCAAGTTGTATAATTTGGACTTTTACTCTTTGAGTTGCGTTATAGACGtccacaaaagaaaagaaaagaaaaaaaatactatattCTACTCTATAAATTTGAGGAGACTTGATTTTAATTGTGCATAGAAGTCTATATGTAATTACTCCCTCCAGTCCACCTATTTGTCGTCCTTATTAAATGAAGATATTTTACTTAAATAGTTTTCACTTAaccttatttaaaaaaatgtgGGCAGTGCTTAATGTAGTTAAAAGGAGAGCGATACTCCCTCCCACCACTTTTACTTGTTTGCTACTGTATTagaaatagatatttatttttattttattcacctaaTCAAGAGATAAATATCacttttttcctaatttttatttgttcttaACTATAGATCTTTTCTCGATGCATTTTTTAAAGTATTAAGTCTATTATATTTAAcgattgatataataaaattatcattcTATTCATTGCCTGTTAAAGGGCGTGTCACGAGTTACtaatattaaacaaataaaaatgaacgaaaaataataataaattgaaatcaaataataataaaaaataatcaaattacttttgtaattgatattttcttaaaaagtattaaaaaaaatatgacaagtaaaaagAACCAGACTTACTAAAACACAAAGCACGATGGAGCCTCCTTTCACTTCAATCGAAaactgatcactgagtgctgaGGATTTTAATTCGAGATGCTAGAAGACTTTCATTCCCCTCTTAACTTTACCTAACATTGCAACCTAATTGTTACTATCTTGTCTCATTTAATGTGTCATTATTTGATCATAtatgaagtttaagaaataaataatgacttcataaagtttataaaattatccctcttaaagttattttaatatttatttttagttgtctttttttAATAAGTGGAACCCACTAAGGATAAAAAGAGAATAATGTcattaaatagttatcaaataaggaaagatgacattctttttgagaCAGGCCAAAAAGGAAAGGACTACGCATAAAATAAGATGGAGGAAGTATAATGTTATTCGGTTTAAAATACTGTATATTTCATCTCAAGGGAGGTAAAAAGATTTATTTGATTTCGTTCAATTATAATGTGGTACTGCTAATATAAATTAAACGAGATGCATCAATATTTACAGtaatacaaaacaaaaactaGAAATCTTTCTTTAATAGGATTTCGACTAGAAAGAGTATTACTATTCTAGAATGAAATAAAGAACTAACAAGAATTACATCCAAAACTAGATCTGCTTGCCACTTCATTCTCACGAAACCATATTTTTCTATTGTATCTGATGATTGAGTCTTAAAACTGATTCGGTATATATCTTAAGTCACAAAAAGAAGAACGTAACACAGATTTCTTTGTATTATTATAAGGGCCAGTTGCTTTGAATTTTCAGAATGATCCGTCTTCTTCAATGCTAATAAAACTACCAATCTAGAGAGTTACGTTACGTTGGTGAACCTGTTACATCGTATTAATTGTGCTTCAACCAAAAACAAAGTTGTATTACCGCTGCTAGGGGTGTACAGatcaaaccgtcaagtcaaaccaaatcGACGAATTAAACCAAACCagaaaaaaaaccgacttatgatttggtttgattgatttggcattagaaaaaaaaaatgatcattcttgatttggtttggtgttgacaaaaaaaaagtcaaaccgaaccgaatCAGaccgattatatatatatatatatataatattcaaatttttttatacataaaatattaattataatctactatttaaatactttttcaactagttttagtaattttcaataatttgaaaatagatatagatatatatttaaatttggtCCTTTAAGtagtaatatttgtccattaattgttaattaaatgatccaaaactcaatataaacttaaaacctaaatttttcactcttcatctcactttttagtttcaagagagtttttcgctcctcatttttttcataattatagtTTTTCATTAACACATAAGTGAAAATATAGTTGATCTAGttttcgatcacaatataattataaaaactaaatattattaaaaaagaattaaaaaaatgaaaaacttaaaaaatccaaaaaaaatgatcaaaacctaaaccaaaaaaaccaattttatgttgatttgatttggtttataattttaataaaccgacataattagtttgtttgtttttttaataaaaaccgaaccaacccgacACATGTACACCCCTAAGCGCCGCGgttaaagaagataaaattgaCCCATATGAGCAGTGTAGAATCTTTTGTTCCTGTAGGGATTTGAACTTCTATATCCAAACTTCCTTCGATATCCAAAAATTCACCCGCTTCATTGACCGTGGTTACACCCAGAGGAGCGAATGTTCATTACTTAACTAAAAAGTCTTTATTAGGTTGAGATATATAACTTCTTCCAATACATCCAAAAACATAGCATATAAGGACAACTCGGTACACTAAAGTAGTTTCACCTTGCATTTCTGGAGGCAACTATACCTGTTACTCCAAGGCTTTGTTTCATCCAAAAGGGTAGTAGCATATCATCTGCTAAACCTATTCATGGAAAATTTGCCTTGCATTTTTAACAACTTAATAAACCAAAGTAACTAACCAACCATACCTAAGTAGCATTCAGTTTATTATTACAGCAAGACATGAATTAGCCCGAAAGAAAGCCAACCCACAAATCCATTGGACTAGGCAGGCTTTCAACGAGGAACATACAACCCAAAAGGCCCATAAACTAACCGCGAAACAGGCTAGCAACTGTATACAACATAGTGGAACCGATAGAAAGCAAATTCCAGGCCAAGTTTCCTGCAGATTTCACAGTATGTGAACGGCAGTAAttgtgaccataccaagtatctCTAGGGATGCCAAAATTGTAGGTGAAAGTTACAGCTTTGGAGTTGTAACCGTATATGGTAACATCATACGGTATCCATCCATCGTATCCACTCCGGTACAGATACACATAACAGATCTGATACGTACATGGCCCGTATACTGTATACGTATCCCTGGAACACCTCTCAAAAGCCCTGCTTGCTGGATCATCTAGCCTCGGTGCATATacctgaaaaagaaaaatggtactAAAGCTTTGTATTCAACAGTAAAATTAAACAAATTGAAGCTTGAAGTTATACCAGTATAGGTATTTGTACCTGATTTCCATAAGCATCACCAAAGGCTAGACTAATTTGGTCTCTAGTTTGTGCTGGAGAAGAGCAGCTTGTCCTTATGCTTACCGTAAATGAACAGCGTGCATTCTGCCCCTAGGATATTCAGATTAATTTGAAAAATCCACACAGTTTATTAATCGGTGCTCCAACGAACAATGTAATATTAGAGGCCTAAAGTCAAAATCAAATCGAGATATTAAactttctaaaaaataataatatattagtaGTTTAGTCTCTTTTTAGTTTCTTGAGATGCAAAGTTGCCAATAATTCTTGAGATAAGCCTTTCTTACCCCCAACTATGGCCAAAATTGCTTCGATATACTCCAACTTCACATGGATTTGTTATctcctaaactcaattttagtgtatttttgccAGTCCAACATGacaattttattatataaaaaaagattgataaaaatatgctaaaatttagttcagacCCCATGAAGTTGAAGTGCGTTGTAGCAAATTCGGTCGTAGTTTAGGGTACTAATGCTTTACTCAtaattcttttatagatttcttctaatTCTCCAATTCTTTGCCTAAGTCACAACCTTAAAAGCTAGCCTAAAGGGACTAGAACTGTCCAAGCCTTATCACCTGGGACTtgttttcattcttcaaaatATTCAATAGATTTAATCTTTCTAAATTTGGGGCCTAAAACAAATGCCATTTTTTTAAACCTCGGCGCTGGATTCCAATTGTTTCTCATATAGCTGAAGGAATGGATGAACAATGGCtggataattaattaaatatatattttctactCACTTAAtattatgagaaaaaaaaaaaatgaataatgggTACCTGGTGCAGAGTGGTGTTGATTATGTCGAGGGATGATAAAGGCTGGGGCAAGAACACGATGGATCTTGATGCTTGGGCACCGCAAGTTATGGAAGCAACGGTGATGATGAGAAGAAAGAGCATTGCCGGCCGTCTGATCATGGTTGGTGACATCGACAACTTTCCCTCGTTTAGATTTTCTAATTAACTAGTTTTGGGGATTTGGAATATAATGGCAATCGGTGTATGCTAATTTGTGGTGGAACTTGGAAGAGTACACGACTACTGCTAGGATAATAGCAGAAGGGTATAATGGTCCTTCAATTCTAATGCGTGTACAAAAGAAGGGATCAGAAATTCAGATGGCAGGTAAAACAGACGGTAGGGATTACAAATTGTACAAAAACGTGGTTGGCGTgcaaaaaatatttcattacaagactaggtaaaatttaattttagcaCCTCTGAGAATTTGCATCACGAATAAGGTACAAACATGTGtatgtaaaatcatatttttaccATAGGTGCCAATAAATTTTTACCTTAGTGGTCAATTCAGTGTCTAGATTCAAGTATTGGCTTATTTGTGGCGCTACGTATCTTAGTGACCAAGTAAATGGACACTATAGTCAATCCAATAAAATATTGTTGGATGTGTTCTAAAATCTGATAAGGATGGTTTGGTTGGTAGCTGGAGCTGTGGTTCCTCATG encodes the following:
- the LOC107861949 gene encoding embryo-specific protein ATS3B isoform X2; protein product: MSPTMIRRPAMLFLLIITVASITCGAQASRSIVFLPQPLSSLDIINTTLHQNARCSFTVSIRTSCSSPAQTRDQISLAFGDAYGNQVYAPRLDDPASRAFERCSRDTYTVYGPCTYQICYVYLYRSGYDGWIPYDVTIYGYNSKAVTFTYNFGIPRDTWYGHNYCRSHTVKSAGNLAWNLLSIGSTMLYTVASLFRG
- the LOC107861949 gene encoding embryo-specific protein ATS3B isoform X1; this encodes MSPTMIRRPAMLFLLIITVASITCGAQASRSIVFLPQPLSSLDIINTTLHQGQNARCSFTVSIRTSCSSPAQTRDQISLAFGDAYGNQVYAPRLDDPASRAFERCSRDTYTVYGPCTYQICYVYLYRSGYDGWIPYDVTIYGYNSKAVTFTYNFGIPRDTWYGHNYCRSHTVKSAGNLAWNLLSIGSTMLYTVASLFRG